In the Arachis ipaensis cultivar K30076 chromosome B10, Araip1.1, whole genome shotgun sequence genome, one interval contains:
- the LOC110267980 gene encoding uncharacterized protein LOC110267980 translates to MRAMAGREKTPCLEAAVVLATGSAAVMYGRARRREFGSRTGERDLRLGWESNHRVQPPFVSSALPSPELPPSKRDSCRRRCRCRRRELHLYDSGRREWFRDFWDRRRSLWLFLPSPENPAVAGV, encoded by the exons CCGTGTCTGGAAGCCGCCGTCGTCCTCGCCACAGGGTCAGCCGCTGTCATGTATGGCAGAGCCAGAAGAAGAGAGTTCGGGAGCAGAACAGGCGAGAGAGATCTGAGGCTGGGTTGGGAGTCCAACCACCGCGTCCAGCCGCCGTTTGTGTCGTCGGCGCTGCCTTCGCCGGAGCTGCCACCGTCAAAAAGGGATTCATGCCGCCGCAGGTGTCGCTGCCGGAGAAGGGAGCTGCATCTCTATGACTCTGGCCGCCGGGAGTGGTTCCGTGACTTCTGGGACCGCCGCCGAAGCCTCTGGCTGTTTCTGCCGTCACCGGAGAATCCTGCCG TCGCCGGAGTCTGA